From the Trifolium pratense cultivar HEN17-A07 linkage group LG4, ARS_RC_1.1, whole genome shotgun sequence genome, the window GTTCTTTCAGGTAAaattaatacatatttgttaACTCCAACGACCAGTTTGCTGATATGTTTGGAACTCCATAGACTTTAGAGAGCCGTGCATTTACtttgttttaatatttaagCACATATATAGTGACTTGTTAGAAATAAGAACATGGATAATATTTAGAATTTGTTGTTACTGACTTATTGGTTGATCAGCGTGATTAACTCTAATTTGGGAGATAATTGGTTTTAGAATTAATATGGTACATAATGTAAATATCTGCTTGTTTACCAACAGGGTGTTGGGAGAGTTGGCCACATGACTCCCCCAGGAAAATAACCTGAGTTTAATTCCTGGAATCACCATTTGGAAGGAAGCCGAACcctaatcaaaataaaaaatctaattttcTGCTGCCGACTCAAGAATTAGTCTTGTAGTTGTAGCGGGTCCAAAGGGCCTAAGCCTAGGGATACCTTGGGGTGCGTACTGTGGATCACAGATCCCAATTAGTAATTATGCTGGTTAGCAAAAAAAATGGTTGTTTAAACTCACGTAGTTTTTCTCTAATTCTATATCATTTAATGCACCCTTTGCTTTACCATGTATCATGTATTTGCTTTCTCTTTTCGAAATACTAAATGTGTTTGTGTTTTCAGACACTTGGGGAGACAAGTTTCCAAATTCTGACCCTGATTGGGACCTTATCATTGCGAGTGACATCTTATTGTGTAagattactattactattatctTCTAATTTGCTGTCTTGATTGCCCATAAGTAATGCAGTTTATCCATTAAGGAATATCCTAAGTTGTTATTGGTCTTAAACCAGTAAAACTGCCTCTCAGAATAGCATTATTGACAAGTCTAGTGTCATTTGCTGATATTCTAAGGGAAAATTGCTCTCATCGCCTGAGATAAGTCTAAATGACACCCCCCCTCCCCACCCCCCCTCTGTTTTGTAAAAGGAAATTACCTCCCTTCAATTACACTTGCCTCATAATATAGAGAGGATGTATGTGTTATTTTGACATATCTCAGGGGAGCTGTGTGCCATCTAAACTTATCTAGGGGTAGATGAGTACAATTTCTCcgcagtaaaaaaaaagtacaatttCTCCAACAACTAATGGTGGTTAATTTTTGTTGAATAAATCAGTAAAACAACATTTTAGTTCTTGAAATTGTAAGAGTCGGTCAATATAGTTCCTCAAATTGGTGAAGTTGCAATTTAGTCCTTTAAATTGAACAATGTTGGTCACTTTAGTcgttttttcaaatttaacaCCACAATGTTAAGGGTTCTAGATTTGTCTGCAACAAGAGACCATTAAAGTTAAAATGTAGGTCTTTCATTGGTTTTGAATTTCGATAGATGTTTAGATATTTTGGAGGAAAGACTAAATTGATTGAcattctttaagggactaaattgTTATTTCGTAGATTTCTGTTTCTCTTCTCCTTTCTTTCAGAGTCaagattattacatgtggaatCAAATTCCTAACTAATTTCTCTCTTAAATCTTAAATGTTTGTAGATGTGAAACAGTATCCAAATTTGATACAGACCATTTCATTTCTTCTCAAGAGTTACAAGCACAGCGACAAGACTAAAGTTTCTCCAATTAGGAATGATGAGACACATGGTATCTTGCTAGCGACCCCTTTTAATCATCTTTCTATTTTAGTTGCTCAAGATTGCATTTTTACCCAGTCTTGTGTTTGCAGGAGATGTAGTGTTGCCTTGGCCAGCTTTCCTGATGAGCTGGAGGCGTAGAATCGGAAAGGAAGATGAATCGATTTTCTTCGGTGGTTGTGAGAAAGTTGGTCTAGAAGTGAAACATATCGGATCTCGTGTATATTGCATCAGTCTCATTGGAAATGAGAAATCAAACTAATGCTTGATGAAAGAAGATAGTGTTCAAGCTTCATCAGGAGGAAAATGAAGTGAAAATTTGAAGTTTGGTCTATTAACAAAGTTTCTTAAGGGTCATTGTTAGTTTAATTTGCTTCAACTAGTAACTGATAGTAATCATATAACCATTATGAAATTTTCCATCAAGTTTAATATGATTAACCTTTGTGCTTTGGTAGACAAAATAATCATAAGCTTATAGatagactatttttttttcagttaAAGATTACTGGACTTGAACCGTGAACTTCCAACTCCTTAATCCTTACATTAAGTTACTGCAATCTCCATCTATTTCTATATACATGTTTTTTAAGGTTAACCACATTTAATATTCCAATAGGCAGAGCCTTAAGTCTATCTTAGACTTGTTGGCTCAATGAAGAAGAATTTACTATACTGCATTATGAATTTATGTGACGGTGTAGCACATGCATGTGGGGACATGCTTTGGCGCACGTGCATTGAACAATGACATTCATGCAAGTGTTGAATTTTGGAAGTGATTACATGATAAGTGTAAAGCTCAACGAAAGCTAGTTAGGGGGATTCTTATAAGTTACAGTAGGCTTTAGTGATAAGGACAACAAAAAACgacattcatatttttttttctttaaatatctCTTTCAATAAAAGAGGGgtataattttttctatatacTATGTTTAAGATAGTGATATTTAACATATGAGAGACTAATTTGTGTGTCCTAACTCTCTCATTCTCTCATCTCCTAAGTTCTAACCCTAGCCatcaccttttttcttcttcttaatttatcaaagaggggtgatttcaggtcaaatcttgacctaaaatcacccctccaaattgttttttctttctcgttgttaaataagtgtgatttttcacatatttgtttggttttgtggtatttgttatcccgtccttgtgcggtgtattctgttgtgccgtctctgtgcggtgtattttgttttcccgtctttgtgcggtgttcatttgtttcaggttgaaggattagatccgatcaagtacaaatctatccaatgtcgacttttgtgtcatcaacgctgcagatctgggggcatggacattccagacacttcaatatagtcatatatgtaggcttatgtaatttgccgttttatgctattaacatcgatgctgtgagtttgtttgcagattcatcctttttgtttttagtaaatttgaatttgtattacatcgatgtactctatcagtttgaatgaatgaatatcctttatttttagtcaaaaaaagaaaagagaagtaCAACTGGGTCTAAAAACATTGTTTACgacaactttatttatttatttttttttaaaaatagtctaattgttagaattttgcttttaaaataaataaataaagtgtttGAAATTTGAACCTTCGACTTttacatataaaatgcgatATTCATACCAACTGAACTGTTTGACGAAGAAATACCAAATTCATTcgattcattttttaattagttaTATAGTTTTCCTGTTTTGTAAAGAtggatactttttttttgacacatttaaAGATGGATACTTATCGTTTGTAAAAACAAAGTTTTATGAAAgtgaaaataagagaaaaaagatGTAATATTTCGTTAAAGTTTCCTTAAAGTagtaaaaatacaaatttgaaattatcaaaaataaaaaaagaagtacAACTTCGAAATATTTTTTAGACGTGAATTTTAGATGCACCCATTACCCATAAAAAGGGAAATGGttataatatcatttttttaaaaaaaaaaattgtaaaatcacctttacattttttttaagggtcatgctaaacggtTCTCTCGGACACTaattaagcatattaaaaaggaaaacaaataataaaattaatgatgagagaggataacattttacatatttaaggcattgaatgcacaatttacaatagaaaatttccatttttataTCCTTAATTGAGGCACTGTCTAGCATTTTAATTCATACTACCTCCGTTTCAAAACAATGGTCCGTACGCATACCAATGCATAACTtgaatcattaatatctttagttttctttcatgaaaaattataaaaatttaatattgtgaaaatatttattgagacaaatcaaacaaaaccttatttgttaatatttgtctttatacatttgttaaaaaaatacggtcaaaataaATGTCAACAGTCAACCGAGACAATTGTATTGGGACGAAGGAAGTATTACATGCACCTTTATTTCATTGTAttgtataatttattattttaggaaaaacAATACTCTAAAAAGAAACATGTATTAATTCCTATTTaagataatttaattttcttcatttaagttatagaaaatatataaaataaaatagaaagtaGGAAGCTTCCTAGAAATTGCACACAGATTCACATGCCACACACCCAAGAATTTCTCCTTAAATTAATCCCTATAACATGCAACATTGTAACATATATGTGAGTGCCTCTTTTTTGTCCTAATTCtaccacaacaacaacatcataaATTTTGTTGTTCTTCATCATTTGAAAAAATGGGTTCTCAAAACTATGATCATCATgagtatgaagcatgtgttttAGAGAATGGAGGCAACATAAAGGGAATATTAACCAAGGAAATTAGTATGAAACATGGTAGAACAGCACATAACATGTCATCATCTTCATTGCGCATGAAATCTGACATAATTCTTGTCTCAAAAGTTCACTATGGAATCATTAGAAATCTTTTGGATAATTTCCAAGAAGTTATTCTTGGAACAAAGCTTTCCATTCTTTTTCCAGCCATTCCTTTTGCCATTTTAGCTCAATGCTATGGTTTTGCAAGAGTAAGTATATACTATACTTTTTAAATGTATGCAATGGTTCTAAATTGTGATCGCAGTGTGATTGTTCTAAATTGCGATTGTAGTCACAATTATGTTGGGAATTTTTATATTACAACAAAATGCAGATAAATGCGGCCGATATAGCCACATTTGTTATTTCAATGCCATTTCAAAGACGCTAAAACAGACACATTTTTTATTGTGGCCGTAATTACGTAATTACTGAACACAATTTAAAAGTGTGTATGTTTTGTTCTTGCAATGTCAATTAATTTTTACCTACCCAAACTAAATTGTCTGCATGTGCTATACGTGTTACATAGCAATCTAAATTGTGGACATGCTGCAATTGTATTTGTAACATGTATCATAGttaatactattttattataattattattacttttcgaTGCctatttattctttatttacttatttattttggtcaaaCTTTTCAATGCTTAATTACCTTaattatagtttttatttttaatgacattatgattatgattatgattacaCTATTTTTTTCCTCCTATTTCTCTCCTTGTGTAACACTttccataattatttttttcataaaaaaaataaccacaaaatacataaatatgttacttctatatatgttttgattttgtaatAATAAGACTAATGAtcttttttaattcaaaaaaaaaaagtactaatgATCTCTTTAATTGTTTGCATACATACAGCCTTGGGTTTTTGCATTGAGCTTACTTGGTCTTATCCCTCTTGCTGAAAGAGTCAGCTTCTTGACAGagtaataaaaatatgacatttATTGCTATTCTTTTTGACAcacattattaatatttatttattatttatttttaaatttttaacttttttttttaaacattttctGGTCTGAAAGCTAATTctagtttttgattttttgctCATTGGTGATGTGGCAGACAGATAACTTATTACACAGGTCCCACAGGTATAAACCCACAACTAAAATATACTATCAACTATATTGTTCATTATCAAGGTTTTAAATCACGGTCGCATCACAATCTTTGATACTACGGAGAATCGTGATAAAATGTGGCTGACGTAACCATGGTCATAATTAAGTCGTGATTGCAATTACCGAGACATTAGAAACATTGATGTTGCGGTCTAAATTGCAGTCacgaaaaaaaattggtcattgtTACGAACCATGTGATATATGTCAATTCGTACCattattagaaataaaaatgtTCCTAGAATTTGTGATTGCAAATTTGATCAAATGCTAGTTCATGTTACTAAAGTTTTTTCATTATACACATATTTTGAATAACAGTGGGAGGACTTTTGAATGCAACATGTGGGAATGCTACAGAACTCATCATAGCAATATTTGCACTTAGAAATAACAAAATTGCTGTAGTCAAGTATTCTCTACTTGGTTCCATTCTCTCCAAccttcttcttgttcttggaACCTCTCTATTATGTGGCGGCATTGCAAATATTAGAGCAGAACAAAAATATGACAGAGTAATTCTGCGCATTCCCTTTATCTATTAATTATACTTTTACATTGAAGTTTCTGTCTTAGTTACATTATAATCGTTGATAGTACAGACAATTGTAGATTAATGTAGTGTTTGTTTGGTTCTTCCgtgaaaaaattgattttgactaaATTGATATTTATGAAATAGATTTTGGTCGAAAGTGAGTCGAATATAAAGTAATTTATGTTTAGATACATTCACGAAAAAAACTTgagaattgattatgtgtcacaACAGAAGCTGAAAATGTTAGCTTTTTTGTGGTCAAATCACAATCACGTTTGACTAACCTAAACGTAGAACCAAACATAGGCATACCAAAGTAGTGCAGCTGCAATTGAGGTCGCGATGCGGTAACAGAAGTCGGCAAAACCTTTATATTGCAGCCGCAGATACCGTGGACCGCAAATTATGACTATTCCACTGTCTTGTATATAATGACTTGCGTTGTGGATGGAAcgttttataattttcttcttgCCTGATTAATTTGCAGAGACAATCAGATATGAACTTGTTTATGCTTCTTATGGCATTCTTGTGTCACTTACTGCCAATGTTGTTTCAATATGGTGGTGCTTCGATGGCTTTCGATGCAGACTCATCTCTGCAATTTTCAAGAGCTGCTAGCATTGTGATGGTTATTGCATATTTTGCATATCTTATCTTCCAACTATGGACTCACAGGCAATTATTTGAAGCACAAGATgtatgttttgttttctttaattttgaAAGAGTGAAGCtaattgtaaattttatatatgttttgtggTAATGTTTGATTAGTAATAATCAATTTCACTAACTCAATGcaggaagatgatgaagaaaatgattCGGAAGAAGCAGTTATAGGATTTGGGAGTGGTTTTGCTTGGCTAGTTATTATGACTGTTTTCATTGCTATTTTGTCTGAATATGTGGTTGACACAATTGAGGTAAATGAGACttcttttaataataatttgagcGATGAAACTAAGGTTTAAATCATCGCCACGtcacaaaaaaatttgaacacCTGAAAATCGTGGTAAATCACGTCTAAACTCGTGGTTAATGAATGTAACTCTCTACTGAACATAATTAACCACATACTTGAACTACAGTCGTTCCATATTGACTACTATAACACTTTGACAAGAAAAATGTGAATTGGAACAGGATGCATCGGACTCATGGGGTCTATCTGTCAGCTTCCTCAGCATAATCATGCTACCAATAGTTGGAAATGCAGCTGAACATGCAGGAGCTATCATATTTGCTTTCAAGAACAAACTGGTTTGAGTTTTTACTAgtagtttttataaaattttacatttcttatttatttgacACAAGTTTCTTAAAACTAACCTATTGACATTACATTAGGACATCACTTTGGGTGTTGCTTTGGGTTCTGCAACTCAAATTGGAATGTTTGTGGTAAGAATTAATTAATCTACTATTATTTATACACCTATGaagataaaaatttgatttatgaaaGCTTACATCAaggaaatttaatttaattttgttacaaTATAGGTTCCTCTATGTGTAATTGTTTCTTGGATTCTTGGAATCAAAATGGACCTTAATTTCCACCTCCTAGAAACAGGTTCTCTTGCTATGGCAATAATAACCACAGGCTTCACATTACAGGTTTTCTAAGTCTTACTTTGGCAATCATTTCATCTAACTTGTACCTATATCTTGATTTAATATTTCAACGAAATTTaagtctttttttataattcttttttatagGATGGAACTTCTCACTACTTGAAAGGCCTTATTCTCTTGCTCTTGTACATTGTTATTGGGGCATGCTTTTTTGTACAAAGAACACCCTCTGGTGAGCATAATATATCATATACAGGCTTCCTACAGTCGTGACAAGATGCATTTTTGTATTCAGAAAATTTATACTGTCGGATCACGATCAGACGACTCATTCAAAATTAGTATTTTGAATCATATTTACGAAAGTCAACACATAAGGCGTCCAATCTTGATCCGGCATTGTTGATTTTCTGATTGTGGCAACCAcagttttaaattgcggtcatGGTAACAATTGTGGTCGTGAAACCTTGATATTGTTGCAGCCAAATGCAGCCTCATTCGCTGCACATTATGTTGTTGTGGCTCAGATCGCAGTCTCAATAAGTCTCATACTTTTATTTAAAACCGTGGTTGCCATTGCTTTCATTTGCAACCACATGACATATAAATCCAATTAAAACCTATACACACATACATATCCTGAAAGCCTAATTCATATCTAAAATTTGGTCACCTTTTTTTCTCAGACCATGCTGATATTGCTAACATAATGCTTCATTCAGCAACTGATGCCAATTTTAGAGCTTAATAGGTAAGTTCATGTTATTATGTATACACATGTACACATAATATTTTCCTTACACAAAAAAGACTTATATGGAATTAACTGCATGTATTTGATTGCAGGCTTTGGCACATTTTAGTCTATTGGAGGTCAAAAGTAGCTGCAGCAACCAAACTTATATAATAAGATTTAATTTAATGGATTTGTTATTTGTTCATTAGTTAGTTATAGACTTATAGTAATCTCTAGAAAGATAGCTAGCTGTTTTAATTTGTACATAGACCTTTTCAAATGACTGTGtccaaaaatttaaacttattcATGTAATATGATATGAGGGTCCTGACAAGAGTTTGTTAGAAATTTGGTGTACTTATGCGGGCGGGTTCTTACTTTATCATTGGCATGCTGGGTGAAGACCACATCTAAAATTGTTCTTATGTGACAACATAAATACGAACACTTTTCGAATTAAGCATGTCTCAATTAGACATACGTCGGTATCTGATACTCTCACAAAACACAGACACAAATTATGTTGAATTGATGTGTTGTCGTGCCAGTACTTCATAGCTTTTAAGCATTAGTGTAACTCTTTTCTAAATGCCTAATGTCATTGATAATGAAGGTGAATCTATTATCCCGTTGGTATACTCAATTAGGATACTATTGGATGAGCAATTTTAAagtttaagtttatatttttggttgtttaaaaaaaaaaagtttatattttggtatatataaatttttttattttttgtaagaataatgtgatatataataatttttttgacaccattgtgatatataattatataacatttttaaaacaaaataaaattactccTATATAACATTCAAttacacttaatttatttttccaaattaTATTACAGcttctttaatttaaaaaatataaaaataactccCCACTCCTCCAAACTTCTTCCCTCAATCCCTTCATAATTCTAGAATTGAACAATATCGTCTACTTCAATTTGTATCTatggtaagtttttttttacctcaCTTTAATCTGATTTGACAGTCATTTCTGGAACTAATAACTTTTAGTACAAATGCATTTAGAAATTTCTTTAAATGTAGCGTTTCCAATAAATTAGTCATTGTAGATTTTTAAGTATTAAATCAATCATTTAAAGGAGAAGTTTGTTTGATAGTCAAATGTAACTATTGAACATAAGATAGACGTTAATAGTATTGAAAGTTTTTGTTTTATACGATATTTGGtggataaaatattattttggtatattttttttggctttcactaTCGATTTAATCTGGTTTGGCGGTCAGTTCTGctgttctgacatcaagtggtttcagccccccgaggtcctccctaccaagttcagcgccaatcaccattgaaccaactaacaatttatattattttggtatttttgtaGATGATAAAAATTGTCTCGTTGTTCAGTACGGGACAAAAATTTAAGGTCCAATTTgcccaaaaaatttaaacttatatCAAGTGGTTCTAGGTCATTTCTGATCACAGTTGCGAGAAATCAAACTGTAATTTCTCATAACTAACGTCAATCATCACTAATCCTACATCCGTGTTCTAGATACACATCGACCACATTTCCGAGATGTAAATCTACAAAACACTTGTTAATATTACAATTAATTAACGTGTTGGATTGGATTAGAGAGAAGTGGTGGCATTGAACAAAAAAGTGTAACTATTTTCTCAGATCGTTGTCTCTAACTTATCCTGATCACAATGACAGACACAAAGCACAAAACCGTCGTCACGTGGCGCAATATCCCCAACCTCAACTCCACCTCCCATGGCGTCGTTTCATCTAACCACCTCTTCAACGACGCCGTTTTCACTTTCACCGACGCAAACACC encodes:
- the LOC123924881 gene encoding vacuolar cation/proton exchanger 3-like codes for the protein MGSQNYDHHEYEACVLENGGNIKGILTKEISMKHGRTAHNMSSSSLRMKSDIILVSKVHYGIIRNLLDNFQEVILGTKLSILFPAIPFAILAQCYGFARPWVFALSLLGLIPLAERVSFLTEQITYYTGPTVGGLLNATCGNATELIIAIFALRNNKIAVVKYSLLGSILSNLLLVLGTSLLCGGIANIRAEQKYDRRQSDMNLFMLLMAFLCHLLPMLFQYGGASMAFDADSSLQFSRAASIVMVIAYFAYLIFQLWTHRQLFEAQDEDDEENDSEEAVIGFGSGFAWLVIMTVFIAILSEYVVDTIEDASDSWGLSVSFLSIIMLPIVGNAAEHAGAIIFAFKNKLDITLGVALGSATQIGMFVVPLCVIVSWILGIKMDLNFHLLETGSLAMAIITTGFTLQDGTSHYLKGLILLLLYIVIGACFFVQRTPSDHADIANIMLHSATDANFRA